A region from the Cannabis sativa cultivar Pink pepper isolate KNU-18-1 chromosome 9, ASM2916894v1, whole genome shotgun sequence genome encodes:
- the LOC115724158 gene encoding LOW QUALITY PROTEIN: protein SIEVE ELEMENT OCCLUSION B (The sequence of the model RefSeq protein was modified relative to this genomic sequence to represent the inferred CDS: substituted 1 base at 1 genomic stop codon), with the protein MDLKHKRLIFEEDKVEDIRYYDLVKLSKSPTTGVKILTQLVSPLGYVHDLQLFDGSKENSNMVPMDIVLEKTKKLLLVLGSKQNMSNDDIDLLRRIQFEKIKNETNTCGGDDEKXCAIIWLPIDKDHNNLITNSSIDESFLKSKNIEWYTLNKYVSDQGSLKFLEEKWDYKGTSPNVVVMDVPTGKIENTDVFYAMRLWGLDTFPFDQHSLQIKRKQMSFLFNDFSFPSKHYLANWIQEDEYIILHGGKDENWAKEIEGKINFFNENVNVDHKIKHLNIYKEKVEVSFEELFWRGVYCWSIKSNKVQNDSYDDMKKQLDRLCCLAKAKVGWFVLNKGPVTILIGSQQTLEKMVEDIKIWKNNVKKNTFEVAFKEFHEKIFDNLHQDQGFGMENKKTTLGKDNSEDCCIIEYPTEEGKLRITMDCPNCHQLIKKSIIVNYMCQK; encoded by the exons ATGGATCTCAAACACAAACGACTCATTTTTGAAGAAGACAAAG TGGAGGACATTCGTTACTATGATCTCGTGAAATTGTCAAAAAGTCCTACAACGGGAGTAAAGATCCTTACACAACTGGTTTCACCTCTGGGTTATGTTCATGATCTACAACTTTTTGATGGCTCCAAGGAAAACTCTAATATG GTACCAATGGACATTGTGCTAGAGAAGACAAAAAAGCTACTCTTGGTGTTGGGGTCAAAGCAAAACATGTCTAATGATGATATTGACCTACTCAGACGCATTCaatttgagaaaataaagaatGAGACAAATACTTGTGGTGGTGATGATGAAAAGTAGTGTGCAATTATTTGGCTGCCAATAGATAAAGATCATAATAACCTAATAACAAATTCATCAATAGATGAGAGCTTTCTAAAATCGAAGAACATTGAATGGTATACTTTAAATAAGTATGTTTCTGACCAAGGAAGCCTCAAGTTCTTGGAGGAAAAGTGGGATTACAAGGGCACTAGTCCTAATGTTGTTGTGATGGACGTGCCCACAGGCAAAATTGAAAACACAGATGTCTTCTACGCCATGCGTCTTTGGGGCTTAGATACCTTTCCTTTTGACCAACACTCACTCCAAATAAAACGCAAACAAATGAGTTTTCTTTTCAACGACTTCTCCTTTCCTTCCAAACATTATTTAGCTAACTGG ATCCAAGAAGATGAATACATTATCTTGCATGGAGGAAAAGATGAGAATTGGGCCAAAGAGATtgaaggaaaaataaattttttcaatGAGAATGTTAATGTAGATCATAAGATTAAGCATCTCAACATTTATAAAGAGAAAGTTGAGGTGAGCTTTGAAGAGCTATTTTGGAGAGGTGTGTATTGTTGGTCAATAAAATCAAACAAGGTTCAAAATGATTCTTATGATGACATGAAAAAACAACTAGACAGGCTATGTTGTTTAGCGAAAGCCAAAGTAGGATGGTTTGTGCTCAACAAAGGGCCAGTCACAATACTCATTGGCTCGCAACAGACGTTGGAGAAAATGGTGGAGGACATAAAAATTTGGAAGAACAATGTTAAGAAAAATACTTTCGAAGTTGCTTTCAAAGAGTTTCACGAAAAGATTTTTGACAACCTTCATCAAGATCAAGGCTTTGGTATGGAGAACAAAAAGACTACTTTAGGAAAAGATAACAGTGAAGATTGTTGCATCATTGAGTATCCAACCGAGGAGGGGAAGCTGAGAATTACGATGGATTGCCCTAACTGTCATCAACTCATCAAGAAGAGTATTATTGTCAATTATATGTGccagaaataa